The proteins below are encoded in one region of Danio rerio strain Tuebingen ecotype United States chromosome 12, GRCz12tu, whole genome shotgun sequence:
- the si:dkey-219e21.4 gene encoding E3 ubiquitin-protein ligase TRIM7, which yields MAEKDFRPLSEETSSFCLATEARSGVQVTQPFPRSPKLIKRTGAVSPKPFELPVLLEDLKKERKKTESHLESVKKRQANLTTSSEAMKQQVQECYEGLHLALQEDERAVLDMIEQDRRETSSKLNRILQDWNQHLCLLQKHISCMQLVQSPEEAVKQPFPEDFTLAGCRKKPDPAEGEIKMNEERILKLMKVLRNISKDLKAQLQRKSLLLDSCNVAIDNQTCHKQIKVSSDGRSLCLSPEERGVPNEPLRFDQLYCALGSTAIKSGQQYWEVDVHCCPSWAVGITYGSLQRKGRDKGAKLGRNRCSWSLEFQNGNLTAWHNDRHMPLPVTAARAAPNRVGVFVKYQKGRVVFYDAESMRTLQEFSAVQTAVFDRAHHQFTEPLYPAFRFFSPKDKHTGHHHMQICDLSL from the exons ATGGCAGAGAAAGACTTCAGGCCTTTATCAGAGGAAACCAGTTCCTTCTGTCTGGCTACTGAGGCTCGTTCGGGGGTACAAGTCACGCAACCCTTCCCACGCTCTCCAAAACTAATCAAGAGAACTGGAGCCGTCTCTCCAAAACCCTTTGAg CTGCCAGTCTTGTTGGAGGACTTGAAGAAGGAGAGGAAAAAAACAGAATCTCATCTGGAATCTGTTAAAAAGCGGCAAGCAAACCTCACA ACGAGTTCAGAGGCGATGAAGCAGCAGGTACAGGAGTGCTACGAGGGTCTACATTTGGCTCTGCAGGAGGATGAGCGGGCCGTTCTGGACATGATAGAGCAAGACCGCCGAGAAACCAGCAGCAAACTAAATCGAATTCTTCAAGACTGGAATCAGCACCTCTGTCTCCTGCAGAAGCACATCTCCTGCATGCAGTTGGTACAAAGCCCAGAGGAGGCCGTAAAGCAG ccatttcctGAGGATTTTAC ATTGGCAGGCTGTCGTAAGAAGCCGGACCCCGCTGAAGGGGAAATCAAAATGAATGAGGAAAGAATCCTGAAGCTCATGAAGGTTCTTAGAAACATCTCAAAAGATCTGAAGGCCCAGCTACAAAGAAAGAGCCTGCTTCTGG ACTCCTGTAATGTGGCGATTGACAATCAGACCTGCCACAAGCAGATCAAGGTGAGCTCAGATGGACGTAGTCTGTGTCTGTCCCCAGAGGAGCGCGGCGTCCCCAATGAGCCTCTGAGGTTTGATCAGCTATACTGTGCACTGGGATCTACTGCTATTAAATCTGGCCAGCAGTACTGGGAGGTGGATGTGCACTGCTGTCCGTCATGGGCTGTGGGCATAACCTACGGCAGCTTGCAGAGGAAAGGAAGAGACAAAGGAGCCAAACTGGGGCGAAACAGGTGCTCGTGGAGTCTTGAGTTTCAGAATGGGAATCTGACAGCCTGGCATAATGATCGACACATGCCGCTACCCGTCACTGCAGCTCGGGCAGCACCGAACAGAGTCGGGGTGTTTGTGAAGTACCAGAAGGGTCGTGTGGTGTTCTATGATGCTGAGAGCATGAGGACGCTGCAGGAGTTTTCAGCGGTGCAGACAGCTGTGTTTGACAGAGCGCATCATCAGTTTACTGAGCCGCTTTACCCAGCGTTTCGCTTCTTTTCACCCAAAGATAAACATACAGGCCATCATCATATGCAAATATGTGACCTTAGTCTTTAA